From the genome of Nitrosomonas sp., one region includes:
- a CDS encoding lipocalin-like domain-containing protein, translating into MYEQIQNLLEKVHFGELSEAEARAQYLNLIETVVNGEKQDNQVLASNIIRPVFPAENHANSAYATRKIECINHIENPELRLFIFLPFGFGNEALTWSWKNAFSDQNNIEIWLMGASDFSDWQELTDYMVENIKLHCDKPFIVYGHSMGSIVAYETVVKLEQSCQLSPIVFIPSSVSPPEIFERYKILPPVYEIDRSMEMRECREILEKSQIILPLKSGIKPLPDEAIWCDLELIKSYNFQHDQFQLSCPILAIQANNDILIKDAVSLSLWKKYTKESFSLVEIEGSHLYFMNPPQSFFKTVKSFCKKENDKKNNLFTAATYQLVSFEAGTEEVHIYPFGTNPKGYLIYQHDGKMAAHLWQGSRNNLAINVLNEGTKKITPAEKILTYLSYTGAYQEDIGVIEHAVSASTDPNFDNDSLTRYFQIEDNTITLTTAPLTTQNARQSKSNGYSKLIWKQVNNQAKYADHWCVGSWPITVFEEDGNRILGDHPDGLLILTAEGIFSLVAVLRDRNRPYYDNLVLATNEELNDAIHTTRSCCGHFEVIDHNHFVFYIEQGMLETNIKKINIQLVFSQRQLKFEGQFDRIDKSKIHCVMELNRH; encoded by the coding sequence ATGTACGAACAAATTCAGAATTTACTGGAAAAAGTGCACTTCGGCGAGCTTTCCGAAGCTGAAGCGAGAGCGCAATATCTGAACTTGATTGAGACCGTTGTAAACGGAGAAAAACAGGACAATCAAGTTCTCGCCAGTAATATTATAAGGCCCGTTTTTCCAGCTGAAAATCATGCCAACTCAGCTTATGCTACACGAAAAATAGAATGTATTAATCACATCGAAAACCCGGAGTTACGATTATTCATCTTCTTACCGTTTGGCTTCGGTAACGAAGCCCTGACGTGGTCATGGAAAAATGCTTTCAGTGATCAGAATAATATAGAAATCTGGTTAATGGGCGCATCTGATTTTTCTGACTGGCAAGAATTAACCGATTACATGGTGGAAAATATCAAGCTGCACTGCGATAAACCATTTATTGTCTATGGTCACTCCATGGGAAGCATTGTCGCTTATGAAACCGTAGTTAAACTTGAACAAAGCTGTCAGTTATCACCCATAGTTTTTATCCCTTCATCGGTTTCACCACCCGAAATATTTGAGCGTTATAAAATACTGCCCCCTGTTTATGAAATCGATCGCTCCATGGAAATGCGCGAATGTCGGGAAATACTGGAGAAAAGTCAAATCATTCTCCCATTGAAATCCGGAATAAAACCATTACCCGATGAAGCAATCTGGTGCGATCTGGAACTTATCAAATCTTACAATTTCCAGCATGATCAGTTTCAATTGTCCTGCCCGATCCTGGCTATTCAGGCAAACAATGATATTTTGATCAAAGACGCGGTAAGCCTGTCGCTATGGAAAAAATATACCAAAGAATCGTTTTCTTTAGTAGAAATTGAAGGCTCGCATCTATACTTCATGAATCCTCCACAATCTTTTTTTAAAACTGTCAAATCATTTTGTAAAAAAGAAAACGATAAAAAAAACAATTTATTTACTGCTGCAACATACCAACTCGTTTCCTTTGAAGCAGGCACTGAAGAAGTCCATATATACCCATTTGGCACAAATCCGAAAGGATATCTGATTTATCAGCACGACGGCAAAATGGCTGCACATTTATGGCAAGGCTCGCGGAATAACCTAGCAATTAATGTCCTTAATGAAGGAACGAAAAAAATAACACCTGCTGAAAAAATACTGACATATCTATCGTATACCGGTGCATATCAGGAAGATATCGGTGTTATTGAACACGCCGTATCTGCAAGCACCGATCCTAATTTTGATAACGATAGTCTTACCCGCTACTTTCAGATCGAAGACAATACTATCACATTAACAACTGCGCCGTTAACGACCCAAAACGCCAGGCAAAGTAAATCAAATGGCTATTCCAAGCTCATTTGGAAGCAAGTCAACAATCAAGCAAAATATGCAGATCACTGGTGTGTCGGATCATGGCCGATAACAGTCTTTGAAGAAGACGGGAATCGAATTTTAGGGGATCATCCCGACGGATTATTGATCCTGACAGCAGAAGGCATTTTTTCATTGGTCGCTGTATTGCGGGATAGAAATCGCCCCTACTATGACAATTTAGTGCTGGCAACCAATGAGGAACTCAATGACGCTATCCATACTACACGTTCTTGTTGCGGGCATTTTGAAGTCATCGATCATAATCATTTTGTTTTTTATATCGAGCAAGGCATGCTCGAAACTAATATCAAAAAAATAAACATCCAGCTCGTATTCTCGCAACGGCAATTAAAATTTGAAGGGCAGTTTGATCGCATCGACAAATCAAAAATACACTGTGTTATGGAATTGAATCGGCATTGA
- the fabD gene encoding ACP S-malonyltransferase → MICYMFPGQGSQTKGMGEGLFDEFPEITKMADDILGYSIKKLCLENENLQLNNTQYTQPAIYVVNTLTYLKKLKQTKKKPDYVAGHSLGEYNALQVAGAFSFEAGLTLVKCRGELMAQAGEGAMAAILKMSKAQIRQCLDENGLSSIDIANYNGPAQIVISGLPADINRAKIFIENAGSVFIPLNTSGAFHSRYMEPIKAQFESFLEQFEFAELNIPVISNIDAQPYKNESIKTYLASQITHSVMWEQSMLYLLELGIDEFEEIGNGQVLSKLIASIKLQYSSTKKYSIKQTAQQSENIVDMPKNQIDNWNNHYPIGTPVKAKGYKKELQTRSNAMFILNNKAVIYLLGYKGYFPLNEISVIPSGK, encoded by the coding sequence ATGATTTGCTACATGTTTCCCGGCCAAGGTTCCCAAACAAAAGGAATGGGAGAAGGTTTGTTTGATGAGTTTCCTGAAATAACCAAAATGGCGGATGATATTCTTGGTTACTCAATCAAAAAATTATGTCTGGAAAATGAAAATCTACAATTAAACAACACCCAGTATACACAGCCGGCTATTTATGTGGTCAACACGCTGACTTATTTGAAAAAATTAAAGCAAACCAAAAAAAAACCGGATTATGTCGCAGGTCACAGCCTTGGAGAATATAATGCACTGCAAGTTGCAGGCGCTTTCAGTTTTGAAGCGGGCTTAACGCTCGTTAAATGCAGAGGTGAGTTAATGGCACAGGCTGGCGAAGGTGCCATGGCCGCAATCCTCAAAATGTCCAAAGCGCAAATCCGGCAATGTCTGGACGAAAATGGCTTATCCTCAATTGATATTGCCAACTATAACGGACCTGCTCAGATCGTTATTTCGGGTTTACCTGCAGATATCAATCGCGCCAAAATTTTCATCGAAAATGCCGGCTCAGTTTTTATCCCGCTCAATACCAGTGGCGCATTTCACTCGCGCTATATGGAGCCCATCAAAGCACAATTTGAAAGCTTTCTGGAACAATTTGAATTCGCAGAATTGAACATTCCGGTTATTTCCAATATCGATGCCCAACCGTATAAAAATGAGTCTATAAAAACTTATCTGGCCAGCCAGATTACACACTCCGTCATGTGGGAACAAAGTATGCTTTATCTGCTTGAACTGGGTATTGATGAATTTGAAGAAATTGGCAATGGCCAGGTTTTGAGCAAGTTAATTGCTTCTATAAAGCTACAGTATTCGTCCACCAAAAAATACTCAATAAAGCAGACAGCCCAGCAGAGTGAAAACATTGTGGATATGCCCAAAAATCAAATAGATAACTGGAATAATCATTATCCAATCGGAACTCCTGTGAAAGCCAAGGGTTACAAAAAAGAATTGCAAACCCGCAGCAATGCAATGTTTATTTTGAATAATAAAGCTGTCATTTATTTGCTGGGTTACAAAGGTTATTTCCCATTGAACGAAATTTCAGTCATACCTTCCGGCAAATAA
- a CDS encoding 4'-phosphopantetheinyl transferase superfamily protein, giving the protein MTKPRCIWQTGLLAQYKGILTDEELKKQSSYIFAEKRHNALITRAFIRDLLSHYEDIHPSRWQFTAGSHGKPEIVNPLLPLRFNISHTDDLIICAVMLNDDIGCDVEMVNRNCSFLSIAENYFSQQEFSDLLNTSENEQRSRFFDYWTLKESYIKARGLGLSIPLTDFSFEIGSNRLQYKNDNIRLHFSAKRFDHTQFWRNWLFYPNEKHRIAISTRGKTSNQARQYRFRFFENTPLLQTTELSKLSFPT; this is encoded by the coding sequence ATGACTAAGCCACGTTGCATTTGGCAAACCGGTTTACTTGCACAATATAAAGGCATACTGACTGATGAAGAATTAAAAAAGCAAAGCAGTTATATTTTTGCTGAAAAACGCCATAATGCTCTAATTACTCGTGCTTTTATACGCGATTTGCTCTCGCATTATGAAGATATCCACCCTTCCCGCTGGCAATTCACAGCAGGTTCCCACGGCAAGCCGGAAATTGTAAATCCATTGTTACCACTTCGGTTTAATATCAGCCATACTGATGATTTAATCATCTGTGCCGTGATGTTAAACGACGATATTGGCTGTGACGTAGAAATGGTTAACAGAAACTGTAGTTTTTTATCAATTGCAGAAAACTATTTTTCGCAACAAGAATTTTCGGATTTACTCAATACATCGGAAAATGAACAACGCAGCCGTTTTTTTGATTACTGGACTTTAAAAGAATCCTATATCAAAGCCCGTGGTCTAGGATTATCCATACCCTTGACAGACTTCAGTTTTGAAATTGGATCAAACAGACTGCAATATAAAAATGACAATATACGCCTGCATTTTTCTGCCAAGCGATTTGACCATACCCAATTTTGGCGCAATTGGCTATTTTATCCCAATGAAAAACATCGAATAGCCATCTCTACCAGAGGAAAAACGAGCAATCAAGCCAGACAATACCGATTTCGTTTTTTTGAAAATACACCATTGCTGCAAACTACTGAATTAAGTAAATTGAGTTTTCCTACTTGA
- the pcnB gene encoding polynucleotide adenylyltransferase PcnB, translating into MIRKFLHKVFKRKTSAVNTKTQLRIIPPNVHGINRGQISQCALKVTQGLQKAGFSAFIVGGAVRDLLLGLEPKDFDVATNATPEQARSLLRRSRIIGRRFRLLHVMCGNETVEVSTFRGPISADNTIPGIKNHTDQHGRLLQDNVFGSQEEDAARRDFTINALFYDPCSEEIHDYLDGYADIEAKTLRIIGDPTRRYREDPVRMLRAVRLAAKLDMQIDTSTAKPIGDLAPLLLNVPPARLFDEMLKLLLSGHALSCVVDLRARGLHHGLLPMLDVILEQPMGERFITLVLKNTDERIQQDKHVSPAFLFASLLWHEALATWDIHKTSGEKPVIALHSAIDEVLSKQQKNLAIPRRFSAAIIEIWAMQPRFESLAGRKPFRLVSHPRFRAAYDFMLLRCESGEINAELGLWWKNFVAADHEKREKMIHKSTSSRKRKNRSRRKSAIKPDTADSAPATLANEKAAS; encoded by the coding sequence ATGATCCGAAAATTTCTTCACAAAGTATTTAAACGTAAGACTTCTGCTGTCAATACAAAAACTCAGCTACGCATAATACCGCCTAATGTCCATGGTATTAACCGTGGACAAATCAGCCAATGTGCGCTAAAAGTTACGCAGGGGCTGCAAAAAGCCGGTTTTTCCGCATTTATTGTTGGCGGCGCTGTCAGGGATCTGCTGCTTGGACTCGAACCAAAAGATTTTGATGTCGCGACTAATGCAACACCCGAGCAGGCCCGCTCTCTGCTCAGGCGCTCCCGTATTATCGGACGGCGTTTTCGCTTGCTACATGTCATGTGCGGAAACGAAACTGTAGAAGTGTCAACGTTTCGTGGCCCTATATCTGCCGACAATACTATTCCGGGTATTAAAAACCACACCGATCAGCATGGCAGATTGTTGCAAGACAACGTTTTCGGCAGCCAGGAAGAAGATGCAGCGCGCCGTGATTTTACCATTAATGCACTTTTCTACGATCCGTGCAGCGAAGAAATTCATGACTATCTCGACGGATATGCCGATATCGAAGCTAAAACACTGCGTATTATTGGCGATCCTACACGTCGTTACCGGGAAGATCCGGTACGCATGCTCAGAGCCGTTCGTCTGGCGGCAAAGCTGGACATGCAGATTGACACCAGCACAGCCAAACCCATTGGTGATCTAGCTCCACTATTGTTAAATGTACCGCCCGCACGCTTGTTCGACGAGATGTTAAAACTGCTATTGTCAGGCCATGCACTCTCTTGTGTAGTCGATCTGCGTGCACGCGGTTTACACCATGGTCTGTTACCAATGCTCGATGTTATTCTCGAACAACCCATGGGAGAGCGTTTCATAACGCTTGTACTCAAAAATACGGATGAAAGAATTCAACAGGATAAACATGTTTCACCGGCTTTTTTATTTGCTTCGCTGCTCTGGCATGAGGCTCTTGCAACCTGGGATATTCACAAGACATCCGGGGAAAAACCTGTAATTGCATTGCATAGTGCAATCGATGAGGTATTGTCAAAACAACAAAAAAATCTCGCTATTCCACGTCGCTTCAGTGCTGCTATTATCGAAATTTGGGCAATGCAGCCACGATTTGAATCTTTAGCAGGCCGCAAACCTTTTCGCCTGGTTTCCCATCCACGCTTTCGTGCGGCATACGATTTCATGCTGTTACGGTGTGAAAGCGGTGAAATAAATGCGGAATTGGGGTTATGGTGGAAAAATTTTGTTGCTGCCGACCATGAAAAGCGTGAAAAAATGATCCATAAATCCACTTCGTCCAGAAAACGTAAAAACCGAAGTCGCCGAAAATCTGCTATAAAACCGGATACAGCCGATAGCGCACCAGCCACATTAGCCAATGAAAAAGCCGCATCTTAG
- the folK gene encoding 2-amino-4-hydroxy-6-hydroxymethyldihydropteridine diphosphokinase: MSYPDKKNSLAYIALGSNLEDPFKQIQSAIEKIKKLPDTNFLKCSSLYKSKAVGLLNQPDYINAVAEIDTTLTPVELLDKLLKIELQHGRVRTFRNAPRTLDLDILLYGNLQFSDDRLTIPHPRMTQRAFVLLPLMEIAPHCEIPEHGKISQLITACSNQKIEQLNIS; this comes from the coding sequence ATGTCCTATCCAGATAAAAAGAACAGTCTCGCATATATTGCGCTTGGCAGTAATCTTGAAGATCCGTTCAAGCAGATACAATCGGCAATCGAGAAAATAAAAAAATTACCCGATACAAATTTTTTGAAATGTTCTTCTCTTTATAAAAGTAAAGCCGTTGGATTGCTCAACCAGCCTGATTATATCAATGCTGTTGCCGAAATCGATACGACGTTAACACCTGTAGAATTATTGGATAAATTATTAAAAATAGAACTGCAACATGGACGCGTACGCACGTTTCGCAATGCACCACGCACACTTGATCTGGACATTTTGCTCTACGGTAATCTGCAATTCAGCGACGATAGGCTGACGATACCCCATCCGCGCATGACCCAACGCGCGTTTGTATTGCTGCCGTTAATGGAAATCGCGCCGCATTGCGAGATTCCGGAACATGGTAAAATCAGTCAATTGATTACTGCATGTTCCAATCAAAAAATTGAACAGCTCAATATTTCCTGA
- the panB gene encoding 3-methyl-2-oxobutanoate hydroxymethyltransferase gives MRTTINTLLKMYENGEKFTVLTCYDALFAKLLEDCGVDVLLVGDSLGNVIQGKETTLSVTLENMIYHTHCVARGADKAFIMVDMPFGTSQLSPERTFENASQIMAAGAQMVKIEGGRIMAETIQYLTQRGIPVCAHIGLMPQSIHQLGGYKIQGNTEIAAKMLLEDAKILEESGANLLLMEAIPAKLAKQISEILSIPTIGIGAGADCSAQVLVLHDMLGLYQGKKSKFIKNFMEESHTIEDAVRNYVKAVKTSQFPDSEHEFH, from the coding sequence ATGAGAACCACAATCAATACTTTACTGAAAATGTATGAAAATGGTGAGAAATTTACTGTTCTGACTTGCTATGATGCGCTATTTGCCAAACTCTTGGAAGACTGTGGGGTTGATGTTTTACTGGTCGGTGATTCCCTGGGCAATGTGATTCAAGGCAAAGAGACCACATTGTCGGTTACCCTGGAAAACATGATTTACCATACACATTGTGTGGCACGTGGCGCTGACAAAGCATTTATTATGGTCGATATGCCTTTTGGAACCTCGCAGCTGTCCCCGGAACGCACCTTCGAAAACGCATCCCAAATCATGGCTGCAGGCGCCCAGATGGTCAAGATAGAAGGCGGCCGTATTATGGCCGAAACGATTCAATACTTAACACAGCGAGGCATTCCAGTTTGCGCTCATATCGGTTTAATGCCGCAGTCTATTCATCAACTGGGTGGCTATAAAATACAGGGAAATACGGAAATCGCGGCAAAAATGTTGCTGGAAGATGCAAAAATCCTGGAAGAATCCGGCGCTAATTTATTATTGATGGAAGCGATTCCGGCAAAGCTTGCAAAACAAATTTCGGAAATCCTGTCTATTCCAACAATTGGCATCGGCGCTGGCGCTGATTGTTCTGCTCAGGTACTGGTCTTGCATGACATGCTGGGTTTGTATCAAGGTAAAAAATCTAAATTCATCAAGAACTTTATGGAAGAATCCCACACCATTGAGGATGCCGTGCGCAATTATGTCAAGGCGGTGAAGACAAGTCAGTTCCCTGATTCAGAACATGAATTCCATTAA